The bacterium genome includes a region encoding these proteins:
- a CDS encoding ATP-binding cassette domain-containing protein, with protein sequence MSYVTVAGAPLLDIRGLSKHYGTIRALDDVSFTLDRDEIVGLLGDNGAGKSTLVKCLAGAVIPTAGEVYLHGDRKVFSTPAEARDEGIETVYQQLALVDIFDIPANFYLGREVVRGGWRGKLGILNRRLMRKRARAAVEALPARFPNLDADIETMSGGQRQVVAISRAGFWGGRLLLLDEPTAALGVKEAAAVLEMIGAMVSSAETDMAMIVISHNMEHVWSICTRLLILRQGRLVADLPKSETTRQEVVAHITGATA encoded by the coding sequence ATGAGCTACGTCACCGTGGCGGGTGCGCCACTGCTGGACATCAGGGGTCTGTCCAAGCACTACGGGACCATACGCGCCCTGGACGACGTGAGCTTCACCCTCGACCGGGACGAGATCGTGGGCCTCCTCGGCGACAACGGGGCGGGCAAGTCGACCCTGGTCAAATGCCTGGCCGGCGCCGTCATCCCGACCGCCGGCGAGGTCTACCTGCACGGCGACCGCAAGGTGTTCTCCACGCCCGCGGAGGCTCGCGACGAGGGAATCGAGACCGTCTACCAGCAGCTCGCGCTGGTCGACATCTTCGACATCCCGGCCAACTTCTATCTGGGCCGCGAAGTGGTCAGGGGCGGGTGGCGCGGGAAGCTGGGAATACTCAACCGCAGGTTGATGCGGAAGAGAGCCCGGGCCGCGGTCGAGGCCCTCCCCGCCCGGTTCCCGAACCTCGACGCAGATATCGAGACCATGTCGGGCGGACAACGCCAGGTGGTGGCCATTTCCCGTGCCGGGTTCTGGGGCGGCAGGCTCCTGCTGCTGGACGAACCCACAGCCGCGCTGGGTGTCAAGGAAGCGGCCGCCGTGCTGGAGATGATCGGGGCGATGGTGTCATCGGCCGAGACGGACATGGCGATGATCGTCATCTCCCACAACATGGAGCACGTGTGGTCGATCTGCACCCGCCTGCTCATACTCCGCCAGGGGCGGCTGGTGGCGGACCTGCCCAAGTCGGAGACAACCCGACAGGAAGTGGTGGCCCACATCACCGGCGCCACCGCCTGA
- a CDS encoding metallophosphoesterase → MPSFDRSDVPQAALEFVVIADTHHLVDPGMYSTKGDSVTPEIVREWSDRGDWALALTKATETELVFHVGDLAQEYPGSRFFDTGRRAAVAQFEESGLEVNFAAGNMDIGDKPDPTVPAGWVEPGYLKRWDEDFGKSFYSRTEGDTHFVVLNSQIMNTTLPEGIEQREWVEADLAAHASHRIFLFMHLPPYLVDEDEPGLGSYDVLGNPDRTWLLDLCRRYDVEALFSGHTHFQVFNRAGGTRLYTLPSTTTTRPGFYEAFNVCPPDRGWLDTTKLGFFLVRVTDDATSVHLIRTSGETHANHPAGSRILTGTTVDVPHSPAATYLRLPITNQSDGAISYPNHVRHRIRDDYPLLSCVEAGIRHVRFPIHDLDVALQAGQLAALRSEGVQLTATVLCPRPGDIAAAARKASEADFIEVQLTNRFLPEGEDLEALAALREAGVGVAMAPLALEDTGKVHLRSRTGFRPRELPDLDDMLSERGVYLDRAVCTVDDLGSVWNEVLAFDTRLGSVGGLDFLVPLGADDERNALAAAEALFAAATMPGCRVYLDPLQDLDRVTKVVNGLLDRLSNPRPAFHVTRVLNTVLFGNGRRPGSYKPVDPGGLTGDTDVRVIKDRRAEFWLVPDHEKSRAAAALRQRKNGHEPIRLIDPVAGVSWRRSPELAADLVASPTSGPIQVVQVPV, encoded by the coding sequence ATGCCCAGCTTCGACCGCTCAGACGTACCCCAGGCCGCCCTGGAGTTCGTGGTCATCGCCGACACCCATCACCTGGTCGATCCGGGCATGTACTCGACCAAGGGCGATTCGGTCACTCCGGAGATCGTGCGCGAGTGGTCGGACCGAGGTGACTGGGCGCTGGCTCTTACCAAGGCGACCGAAACCGAGCTGGTCTTCCATGTGGGGGATCTTGCCCAGGAGTACCCGGGATCCCGGTTCTTCGACACCGGGAGGCGAGCCGCCGTAGCCCAGTTCGAGGAGTCGGGCCTAGAGGTCAACTTCGCGGCCGGCAACATGGACATCGGGGACAAGCCGGATCCCACGGTGCCCGCCGGCTGGGTGGAACCGGGATACCTGAAACGCTGGGACGAGGACTTCGGCAAGTCGTTCTACAGCCGGACCGAAGGCGATACGCACTTCGTCGTCCTCAACTCCCAGATCATGAACACCACCCTGCCCGAGGGGATAGAGCAGCGCGAGTGGGTGGAGGCCGACCTCGCCGCCCATGCCTCGCACCGGATCTTCCTGTTCATGCACCTTCCGCCATATCTCGTCGACGAGGACGAGCCCGGCCTGGGCAGCTACGACGTGCTCGGCAACCCGGACCGGACCTGGCTGCTGGACCTGTGCAGGCGCTACGACGTCGAGGCCTTGTTCAGCGGTCACACCCATTTCCAGGTCTTCAACCGAGCCGGCGGCACCCGCTTGTACACGCTTCCATCGACGACCACCACCAGGCCGGGCTTCTACGAGGCCTTCAACGTGTGTCCGCCCGACCGGGGATGGCTCGACACCACCAAGCTCGGTTTCTTCCTGGTCCGGGTCACCGATGACGCGACCTCGGTACATCTCATCCGCACCAGCGGGGAGACCCACGCCAACCACCCGGCCGGGTCCCGGATCCTGACCGGCACGACCGTCGATGTGCCCCACTCCCCCGCAGCCACCTACCTGCGACTGCCCATCACCAACCAGAGCGACGGGGCGATCTCCTATCCCAACCACGTGAGGCACCGGATCCGCGACGACTACCCGCTGCTCTCCTGCGTCGAGGCGGGTATCCGCCATGTGCGGTTCCCGATCCACGACCTCGATGTGGCCCTGCAGGCCGGACAGCTCGCCGCGTTGCGGAGTGAAGGGGTGCAGCTGACGGCCACCGTCCTGTGTCCGAGGCCCGGCGACATAGCCGCTGCGGCTCGGAAGGCCTCCGAAGCCGACTTCATCGAGGTCCAGCTGACCAACCGCTTCCTCCCGGAAGGCGAGGACCTGGAGGCCCTGGCGGCGCTGCGGGAAGCGGGAGTGGGCGTCGCGATGGCCCCGCTGGCGCTGGAGGACACCGGCAAGGTGCACCTGCGAAGCCGGACCGGCTTCCGGCCCCGGGAACTGCCGGACCTCGATGACATGCTGAGCGAACGTGGTGTCTACCTGGACCGGGCGGTCTGCACTGTCGACGACTTGGGATCGGTGTGGAACGAGGTCCTGGCCTTCGACACCCGGCTCGGCTCCGTGGGAGGTCTCGACTTCCTGGTTCCGCTGGGCGCCGACGATGAACGCAACGCCCTCGCGGCTGCCGAGGCGCTGTTCGCAGCCGCCACGATGCCCGGTTGCCGCGTCTATCTCGATCCGCTGCAGGATCTCGACCGGGTGACCAAAGTAGTAAACGGGCTGCTCGACCGGTTGTCGAACCCGCGCCCGGCCTTCCACGTGACGAGGGTGCTGAACACGGTGCTGTTCGGGAATGGTCGCAGACCGGGCAGCTACAAACCCGTGGATCCCGGCGGGCTAACCGGTGACACAGACGTACGGGTAATCAAGGATCGGAGGGCCGAGTTCTGGCTCGTGCCCGACCACGAGAAGTCCAGGGCTGCCGCGGCGCTACGGCAGAGGAAGAACGGCCATGAGCCGATCAGGCTGATCGACCCGGTCGCAGGAGTGTCATGGCGGAGGTCGCCCGAACTCGCGGCTGACCTAGTGGCCTCCCCCACAAGCGGCCCGATCCAGGTGGTCCAGGTTCCTGTGTAG
- a CDS encoding SDR family NAD(P)-dependent oxidoreductase yields MVTGAAQGIGKATAEAFAEAGARVFAVDIQGDAVAETVAGLAWPSRHRARRYDLRDIAGLGGLVEEASEFLGDLWTLAHVAGVLRRQPLDEVGEEEWDLQLDVDLKAGFFLCRAFGQALVAGGRGGRIINFSSPGFIRGTRLGAHAYVAAKGGMVSMSRDFARWYGPHGITVNSLLPGPIDTPMQHTDNTEEVVAAGVAACPLGRLGQPSEVASVVVFLASDHASYISGAAISVTGGALMY; encoded by the coding sequence ATGGTCACAGGCGCCGCCCAGGGGATCGGCAAGGCGACCGCGGAAGCCTTCGCCGAGGCAGGGGCGCGGGTGTTCGCGGTCGACATTCAGGGGGATGCGGTCGCCGAGACGGTCGCCGGGTTGGCATGGCCCTCCCGTCACCGGGCGAGGCGTTACGACCTCCGCGACATAGCCGGGCTCGGCGGCCTGGTGGAGGAGGCATCCGAATTCCTGGGGGACCTGTGGACCCTCGCCCACGTGGCCGGTGTCCTGCGGCGCCAGCCCTTGGACGAGGTGGGCGAGGAGGAGTGGGACCTGCAGCTGGACGTGGACCTGAAGGCGGGGTTCTTCCTGTGCAGGGCATTCGGTCAAGCTCTGGTCGCCGGGGGCCGGGGTGGGAGGATCATCAACTTCTCGTCACCTGGCTTCATCCGGGGTACCAGGCTGGGTGCCCACGCCTACGTGGCGGCCAAGGGCGGCATGGTGTCGATGAGCCGCGACTTCGCCCGGTGGTACGGGCCGCACGGGATCACCGTCAATTCCCTCCTTCCCGGACCGATCGACACCCCCATGCAGCACACCGACAACACCGAGGAGGTCGTGGCGGCCGGAGTAGCCGCCTGCCCGCTGGGGCGGCTGGGCCAACCGTCCGAGGTCGCTTCGGTGGTTGTCTTCCTAGCCTCGGATCACGCGAGCTACATAAGCGGCGCTGCCATCAGCGTCACGGGCGGCGCCCTCATGTACTGA
- a CDS encoding type II toxin-antitoxin system VapC family toxin — translation MTAIDTNVLVRYLVRDDAKQAEAARELLEGLSRQDPGFVCREVAIELVWVLERAYRFGRAEIADVLLELLATDCLVFESADYVISSVLRYRQGGPGFSDLMILAAAQRAEALPLHTFDGRLAGVDGTALVHTSRS, via the coding sequence GTGACAGCTATCGACACGAACGTACTAGTGCGCTACCTCGTACGAGACGACGCAAAGCAGGCGGAAGCAGCCCGAGAACTGCTGGAAGGATTGTCGAGGCAAGACCCCGGCTTCGTTTGTCGAGAGGTTGCGATCGAACTCGTATGGGTGTTAGAACGAGCCTATCGGTTCGGACGGGCCGAGATCGCGGATGTGCTGCTGGAACTGCTGGCGACAGATTGCCTGGTATTCGAGTCCGCCGACTATGTCATCAGCTCCGTGCTGCGCTATCGACAGGGCGGACCGGGTTTCTCGGATCTGATGATTCTCGCTGCGGCCCAACGGGCGGAAGCGCTACCACTGCACACTTTCGACGGTCGCCTCGCCGGAGTGGATGGGACCGCCCTGGTTCACACCTCACGGTCTTGA
- a CDS encoding VOC family protein yields the protein MSFLSIDHVGVAVTDLGVSVPWWTRFLEEEPFMQGTWIAADVEDYVGKIVGYPNCDMSGAFWALPGGSVLEMLQYHNPPPGSVDMATYNAGNTHLCLETEDIYRDYERMRDHAVFVSAEPVRCAWGRYEGALTCYLRDPDDISIELIQFADGGRPFEVESPFVNPYG from the coding sequence GTGAGTTTTCTTTCGATCGACCACGTCGGGGTGGCGGTGACCGACCTGGGGGTATCGGTTCCCTGGTGGACCAGGTTCCTCGAAGAGGAGCCGTTCATGCAGGGCACCTGGATAGCCGCCGACGTGGAGGACTACGTAGGCAAGATCGTCGGGTATCCCAACTGTGACATGTCGGGCGCCTTTTGGGCGCTGCCGGGCGGTTCGGTGCTCGAGATGCTGCAGTACCACAACCCTCCGCCCGGCAGCGTGGACATGGCCACCTACAACGCCGGGAACACCCATCTCTGCCTGGAGACCGAGGACATCTACCGGGACTACGAACGGATGCGTGACCACGCGGTGTTCGTATCCGCCGAGCCGGTCCGCTGTGCCTGGGGCAGGTACGAGGGCGCCCTCACCTGCTACCTGCGCGACCCGGACGACATCTCGATCGAGCTGATCCAGTTCGCCGACGGGGGAAGGCCGTTCGAGGTCGAGAGTCCGTTCGTCAACCCTTACGGATAG
- a CDS encoding ABC transporter substrate-binding protein, with the protein MVNLRVFESLSPRSIRVCVVVAALFLVATACGGEDASDTTPATTVMAETTTTTSATTTTSAPPATDDHEHDDHEHEEDDEEVHDEHDEHEHEEDDEEDHDDHDHEHDEHEDDHEEDHDDHEDEHDDDHEHEDEPMTLTVTDGSGREITLDSPAERVLCVQDNCTDLTSDLGIVPVAQHRGDGWGSAAAYYGDGAADIPVLGDRMSVEEVAQFEPDLIIGRVGEEEVRDALEVVAPVYLVDIGGVETLKEGWIGVGILTGREEEAAAAIARFESNVASLAADLPAGAVDTRVAVGFGDTNWMIWDSSSFCKFLRSEGAGTCAFPDQGESEYGSPDSEFSWEFIVETDPEVWVMITWPGSARYDTVTQEVWLNTTAHREGRVCEEDSAGSFGHGLLMLQWAYQCYLNAGWPAIYDHPGDLSVWLPAA; encoded by the coding sequence ATGGTCAATCTGAGAGTCTTCGAGTCCCTGTCCCCACGGAGCATCCGGGTCTGCGTCGTGGTTGCCGCATTGTTTCTGGTAGCGACCGCATGCGGTGGCGAGGACGCGAGCGACACCACGCCGGCCACCACGGTGATGGCCGAGACCACAACCACCACCTCGGCCACAACCACCACCTCCGCGCCCCCTGCAACTGACGACCACGAGCACGACGACCACGAGCACGAAGAGGACGACGAAGAGGTCCACGACGAGCACGACGAGCACGAGCACGAAGAGGACGACGAAGAGGACCACGACGACCACGACCACGAGCACGACGAGCACGAAGACGACCACGAAGAGGACCACGACGACCACGAGGACGAACACGACGACGACCACGAGCACGAAGACGAGCCCATGACCCTGACAGTCACGGACGGGAGCGGGCGCGAGATCACACTCGACAGTCCTGCCGAGCGGGTCCTGTGCGTGCAGGACAACTGCACCGACCTGACCTCCGACCTGGGGATCGTGCCTGTCGCCCAGCATCGAGGCGATGGTTGGGGTAGTGCCGCCGCCTACTACGGCGACGGAGCTGCTGACATTCCGGTGCTCGGTGATCGTATGTCCGTGGAGGAAGTCGCCCAGTTCGAACCCGACCTGATCATCGGACGGGTCGGTGAGGAAGAGGTCCGGGATGCGCTCGAAGTCGTCGCCCCGGTGTATCTGGTCGATATCGGCGGCGTCGAGACTCTCAAGGAGGGATGGATCGGTGTGGGCATCCTGACGGGCAGGGAAGAAGAGGCGGCCGCGGCCATCGCCAGGTTCGAATCCAATGTGGCATCTCTTGCGGCAGATCTTCCCGCTGGCGCCGTGGACACCAGGGTGGCCGTCGGATTCGGGGATACCAATTGGATGATCTGGGACTCCTCCTCCTTCTGCAAGTTCCTCCGTTCCGAGGGGGCCGGGACCTGCGCCTTCCCGGACCAGGGCGAATCCGAGTACGGATCCCCGGACAGCGAGTTCTCCTGGGAGTTCATCGTGGAGACGGATCCCGAGGTTTGGGTCATGATCACCTGGCCGGGAAGCGCCCGCTACGACACCGTCACCCAGGAAGTGTGGCTCAACACCACCGCCCACCGAGAGGGCAGGGTGTGCGAAGAGGACTCGGCGGGCTCCTTCGGTCACGGGCTGCTGATGCTCCAGTGGGCTTACCAGTGCTACCTGAATGCCGGCTGGCCCGCCATCTACGACCATCCGGGAGACCTATCGGTGTGGTTGCCTGCTGCCTAG
- a CDS encoding L-rhamnose mutarotase, whose product MERACFTFEIYPDKADEYKKRHDEIWPELVEEIQKAGLKNYSLFRRGTQIIAYVEAHPDVATAFGKIGPTEVNARWSEWFEDVILSLVDENGNLYWADEVWHLD is encoded by the coding sequence ATGGAACGAGCGTGCTTCACGTTCGAGATCTATCCGGACAAGGCCGACGAGTACAAAAAGCGCCATGATGAGATCTGGCCGGAGTTGGTCGAGGAGATCCAGAAGGCCGGGCTCAAGAACTACAGCCTGTTCCGCCGCGGTACCCAGATCATCGCCTACGTGGAGGCCCACCCCGACGTCGCCACCGCCTTCGGCAAGATCGGACCCACCGAAGTGAACGCCCGCTGGTCGGAGTGGTTCGAGGATGTGATCCTCAGCCTCGTCGACGAGAACGGCAACCTCTACTGGGCCGACGAGGTCTGGCACCTCGACTGA
- a CDS encoding Gfo/Idh/MocA family oxidoreductase, protein MGANDRVRVGVIGAGSWAASNHIPVLKARDDVELVVAVRKGWDALEMLKDSFGFEHITEDYREALEHDLDAVVVGSPSVFHHEHAKAAMEAGANVLCEKPVTIDPAEAWDLDATAKALGRHLVISFGWHYRPTVIEAKRIMTEDGGVGEIEHILVAMASGTRELLQATGAYEGSASDFMPDWDTWTDPAMSGGGYGPAQLSHAMGLALWLSGERAKDVFALMNNVGARVDLHDAISIRYQSGATGVLSGASCPSQAGIGDIPDEPWPRHQLQVRYYGSEGQLIVDLERDFLWHFREDGVDNKPDLPPHAGLYQCDGPPNTLIDLTQGKDVPNRSPGEVGARSVEVVAAAYDSIRTGGLARVSGVE, encoded by the coding sequence ATGGGCGCGAACGATCGGGTGCGGGTAGGTGTGATCGGCGCCGGTTCTTGGGCGGCGAGCAACCACATCCCCGTGCTCAAGGCGCGGGACGACGTGGAGCTGGTGGTGGCCGTCCGCAAGGGCTGGGATGCGCTCGAGATGCTGAAGGACAGCTTCGGGTTCGAGCACATCACCGAGGACTACCGGGAGGCTCTCGAACATGATCTGGACGCGGTGGTGGTCGGGAGTCCGTCGGTTTTCCACCACGAGCACGCCAAGGCGGCTATGGAGGCCGGCGCCAACGTCCTGTGCGAGAAGCCGGTCACCATCGATCCCGCCGAAGCCTGGGATCTCGACGCCACGGCCAAGGCGCTGGGCCGGCATCTGGTCATCTCCTTCGGCTGGCACTACCGGCCCACCGTCATCGAGGCCAAGCGGATCATGACCGAGGACGGCGGGGTAGGGGAGATCGAGCATATCCTCGTGGCGATGGCCTCCGGCACCAGGGAGCTGCTGCAGGCCACCGGCGCCTACGAGGGTTCGGCCTCCGACTTCATGCCCGACTGGGACACGTGGACCGACCCCGCTATGTCCGGGGGCGGCTACGGCCCCGCCCAGCTGAGCCACGCCATGGGCCTGGCCCTCTGGCTGAGCGGCGAGAGGGCTAAGGATGTGTTCGCCCTGATGAACAACGTGGGCGCCAGGGTCGACCTGCACGACGCCATCAGCATCCGCTACCAGTCCGGCGCCACCGGGGTCCTGAGCGGTGCGAGCTGTCCCAGCCAGGCAGGTATCGGCGACATACCCGACGAGCCCTGGCCGCGTCACCAACTCCAGGTCCGCTACTACGGTTCCGAAGGCCAGCTGATCGTGGATCTGGAGCGGGACTTCCTCTGGCACTTCCGCGAGGACGGGGTGGACAACAAGCCCGACCTACCGCCCCACGCCGGGCTGTACCAGTGCGACGGCCCGCCTAACACGCTGATCGACCTCACCCAGGGTAAGGACGTGCCCAACCGGTCCCCGGGAGAGGTCGGCGCCAGGTCCGTCGAGGTGGTGGCGGCAGCCTACGACAGCATCCGCACGGGAGGACTGGCCAGGGTCTCCGGCGTCGAGTAG
- a CDS encoding Gfo/Idh/MocA family oxidoreductase has translation MGSGRRVRVGVIGAGSWAIANHIPILAARDDVELVSAVRTNREALAMLRDRFGFEHVSHDYREALALDLDAVVVASPAGLHYDHVRAALEAGAHVLCEKPFTTEPGHAWELHGMASELGRHLVLALGWNYRPTAIEAKRLMEDPGVGDVQHVLVAMASGLRGLLHGTGSYRGQDSFFQPAVETWIDPRLSGGGYAPAALSHALGLALWLTGQRASEVFAFMNREGAAVDLHDAISVRFRSGATGSVSGASSPPGGSAVDQEDAPWPRHQLQVRVYGTEGHLVADLERDFLWLFRDDGRDVKVDLPLHAGLYGCEDPPDVLIDLALGKAAENRSPADVGARTVELLSAAYESASTGAVAQASQEV, from the coding sequence ATGGGATCGGGTCGCCGGGTCCGGGTGGGCGTGATCGGCGCCGGCTCCTGGGCGATCGCCAACCACATCCCGATCCTGGCCGCCCGGGACGATGTCGAGCTGGTGAGCGCCGTCCGTACCAACCGCGAGGCGCTGGCCATGCTGCGCGACAGGTTCGGCTTCGAACACGTCAGCCACGACTACCGGGAGGCGCTGGCGCTCGACCTAGACGCGGTTGTCGTGGCCAGCCCGGCGGGGCTCCATTACGACCATGTGAGAGCGGCGCTGGAGGCGGGCGCCCACGTGTTGTGCGAGAAGCCCTTCACCACTGAGCCCGGGCACGCCTGGGAGCTCCACGGGATGGCGTCGGAACTCGGCCGCCACCTGGTCCTCGCCCTCGGATGGAACTACCGTCCCACCGCCATCGAGGCCAAGCGCCTGATGGAGGATCCCGGTGTCGGGGACGTCCAGCACGTCTTGGTGGCTATGGCGTCCGGCCTGCGCGGACTCCTCCACGGCACGGGGAGCTACCGGGGCCAGGACTCCTTCTTCCAGCCCGCCGTCGAGACCTGGATCGATCCCCGGCTGTCCGGAGGGGGGTACGCCCCGGCAGCGCTGAGCCACGCCCTCGGGCTGGCGTTGTGGCTCACCGGCCAGCGCGCCTCCGAGGTCTTCGCCTTCATGAACCGCGAGGGCGCCGCCGTCGACCTCCACGACGCGATCAGCGTGCGTTTCCGCTCGGGCGCTACTGGTTCTGTATCAGGAGCGTCGTCGCCACCCGGGGGGAGTGCGGTCGATCAGGAGGACGCCCCGTGGCCGCGTCACCAACTCCAGGTCCGGGTGTACGGGACGGAGGGCCATCTCGTGGCCGACCTGGAGCGGGACTTCCTGTGGCTCTTCCGCGACGATGGCAGGGATGTCAAGGTCGACCTGCCACTCCACGCCGGTCTCTACGGTTGCGAGGACCCACCCGATGTGCTGATCGATCTGGCCCTGGGAAAGGCGGCGGAGAACCGATCTCCCGCTGACGTGGGAGCCAGGACCGTCGAGTTGCTGAGCGCCGCCTACGAGAGCGCGAGCACCGGAGCGGTCGCTCAGGCGTCTCAGGAGGTCTGA
- a CDS encoding type II toxin-antitoxin system PrlF family antitoxin, with protein sequence MIESTITARGQTTLPKAVRQALSIRAGDRVRYVIQDDQVRLLGVRPINRLYGVLQHHGPVATLADMDDAIAEGASGA encoded by the coding sequence GTGATCGAGTCCACTATCACCGCGAGAGGGCAAACCACGTTGCCCAAAGCCGTGCGACAAGCCCTCTCGATCCGGGCAGGTGACCGTGTGCGCTACGTCATCCAGGATGATCAGGTTCGCCTGCTCGGAGTGCGTCCGATAAACCGCTTGTACGGGGTGCTGCAGCATCATGGCCCGGTGGCGACGCTTGCGGACATGGATGACGCCATCGCGGAGGGGGCATCCGGGGCGTGA
- a CDS encoding iron ABC transporter permease, which translates to MNDRGLLRRRSLFRGRSARAAIVVLLIACLCTAVAVVSLMQGTPDLSVGQVLNALSGSGTSEGNQRFIVQNLRLPRVIGGLVAGGMLGVSGAVMQDTLRNPLAGPELIGVSAGASLAVATIVAFRLPFPGIALPLAALAAGLATGTLILSLVSLKSNPMRMLLVGAAFTALLNALLIAVITLAPNFGGVSIIYRFLVGSLSDVQWEEVRLVAPWTIALPVVFLLAGRPLNILALGDQMAEGLGVGVRRTRALLFAAAVLLVAPVIAIAGPIGFVALVSPHVVRRLLRTSDARIVLPVSAAVGAILVVSADMAARLALHPHEIAVGLWTVVFGAPALLVLMQRGLVRRRAIP; encoded by the coding sequence ATGAATGATCGGGGCTTACTGAGGAGGCGTTCCCTGTTCCGCGGCAGGTCGGCCCGGGCTGCCATCGTGGTGCTCCTCATCGCCTGCCTGTGCACAGCGGTGGCCGTGGTGTCACTCATGCAGGGAACCCCCGATCTGTCGGTCGGGCAGGTACTGAACGCACTGTCCGGATCGGGCACGTCCGAGGGAAACCAGCGGTTCATCGTCCAGAACCTCCGGCTTCCGAGAGTGATCGGCGGACTGGTGGCCGGTGGGATGCTCGGCGTTTCGGGCGCGGTGATGCAGGACACGCTCCGGAACCCCCTCGCCGGTCCTGAGCTGATCGGCGTGTCCGCAGGAGCCTCGCTGGCAGTCGCCACCATCGTCGCCTTCCGGCTCCCGTTTCCGGGTATCGCCCTGCCGCTGGCCGCTCTCGCGGCCGGGCTGGCGACGGGCACGTTGATCCTGTCGTTGGTGAGCCTCAAGAGCAACCCCATGCGCATGCTGCTGGTCGGAGCAGCGTTCACGGCCCTGCTGAACGCGCTGCTGATAGCGGTTATAACGCTTGCTCCCAACTTCGGAGGTGTCTCGATCATCTACCGTTTCCTGGTCGGGAGCCTCTCCGACGTTCAATGGGAGGAGGTGCGCTTGGTGGCCCCCTGGACCATTGCTCTCCCGGTTGTCTTCCTCCTCGCCGGAAGGCCCTTGAACATCCTGGCCTTGGGTGACCAGATGGCCGAAGGCCTCGGTGTCGGCGTCCGGCGTACCAGGGCGCTCCTCTTCGCCGCGGCGGTCCTGCTGGTGGCGCCGGTGATCGCCATTGCGGGCCCGATCGGATTCGTGGCGCTCGTCTCGCCCCACGTCGTCCGCAGGTTGCTGCGGACTTCGGACGCCCGGATCGTCCTCCCCGTTTCCGCCGCAGTGGGGGCGATCCTCGTTGTCAGTGCCGACATGGCTGCCCGGCTCGCCCTCCATCCGCACGAGATCGCGGTCGGTCTGTGGACGGTCGTGTTCGGCGCCCCAGCATTACTGGTGCTCATGCAAAGAGGGCTGGTGCGGCGAAGGGCCATTCCTTGA
- a CDS encoding sugar phosphate isomerase/epimerase: MRVGIDTYSYHRFFGEIREGEEDPGTRWTTWDFLDRAVELGVDGVSLETCFLDLDDPAFRDRLALTLHEAGLEAVLAWGHPGGLEMGMSAKRLDDLIQVIDHAAAMGVTLVRLVVGTFTHWGREPPHVSVERLVPRVQAACRHAAEVGVRLSIETHTALPVDALSDLVCRVEAPNLGVVLDTANVVRVGSDLLEATRLLAPLTDMVHMKDLDLSEAGFGDPGGWWPCTSLGAGDLDLQGVLAELRSVQFDGLMCVELATLPPGSDEDRMVTESIAWLREAIRPSR; encoded by the coding sequence ATGAGGGTCGGGATCGACACCTACTCGTACCATCGCTTCTTCGGCGAGATAAGGGAAGGTGAGGAGGACCCGGGAACCCGCTGGACGACCTGGGACTTCCTTGACCGCGCGGTCGAACTCGGGGTCGACGGGGTAAGCCTGGAGACCTGTTTCCTGGACCTCGACGATCCGGCCTTCCGGGATCGTCTGGCACTGACCCTCCACGAGGCCGGTCTCGAAGCCGTCCTGGCCTGGGGACATCCCGGAGGCTTGGAGATGGGAATGTCCGCCAAGAGGCTTGACGACCTTATCCAGGTCATCGACCACGCGGCTGCCATGGGGGTGACCCTGGTGCGGCTGGTGGTCGGTACCTTCACCCACTGGGGAAGAGAGCCACCCCATGTCTCGGTCGAAAGACTCGTACCCAGGGTGCAGGCAGCGTGTCGGCACGCCGCAGAGGTCGGAGTCCGGTTGTCGATCGAGACCCACACCGCCCTTCCGGTCGATGCCCTGTCCGATCTCGTGTGCCGGGTCGAAGCCCCCAACCTCGGCGTGGTGCTCGACACGGCCAACGTGGTCCGGGTAGGCAGCGATCTGCTGGAGGCCACCCGCTTGCTGGCGCCCCTGACCGACATGGTTCATATGAAGGACCTGGATCTCTCTGAGGCCGGGTTCGGCGACCCGGGAGGATGGTGGCCGTGCACGTCGCTCGGGGCGGGCGATCTAGACCTTCAAGGCGTGCTGGCCGAACTCCGGTCGGTGCAGTTCGACGGCCTGATGTGTGTCGAACTGGCCACGCTTCCGCCCGGAAGCGACGAGGACCGCATGGTCACCGAGAGCATCGCCTGGCTACGCGAGGCCATCCGGCCCAGCCGATAG